The Glycine soja cultivar W05 chromosome 19, ASM419377v2, whole genome shotgun sequence genomic sequence GGTAGTTGCTCACCCATCTTCCTCCATCTTGAATAAGATTGTTGTCAACTATGTTTATAGCTTCTTCAGAAAGAACTTTAGACAAGGCCAGAATTCCATGGCAATCCAACGCAACAGACTTCTCAAGGTTGGAATGACTTATGAAATATGACCTCGATTTCCAGTAGTTTCACTGtccatacataaaaataaagaaatatgtaCTTTGCTTGAATTTTGTATCTTTTCCACCAAATCATGCAAGTTATAAGTTATGTTCAAGAAAAAGCCTTCGCTCCAATAAGCCTTCAAAACTTTCCAAAATATAAGCAATCCCAATGCCCAACATCATCGGAGTCGGAGCTAGACACTTTCACAGAAAGTGCCAACTTTGAATCATTTATGTGTattgatactttttttattttttaaactaaacaaaGCTCATTTCATTGCATTAAATATGGTATCATGGATACAAGTtggcaaaataataaaaaacttgGGTGCTAGCTAGCATATAATTTTGACGTCTTAGCTAAATGAGTTACAAAATTAGCTAGCCTGTATTTGCATGTTCTAAGAATGGCATCAACCATTGTTTTGCTTTCCATCTCAATAATAACCTTTCGAAGTCCAAGCAATTGAATGAAAAGGTAGAATATTATATCTTCGAAACAGGGCGCCttagcaaagaaaaaaaaatcccgtCATCTCGAATACAAATTCCCACTCCATACTCCAAAAACAGCAGCAACATCTATATTGCACTTGAAATACGTATtgatacttttcttttatttttatcttttttttttatcacatcaaatatgatttttttttcttttttgtcgtAGGTATAGATTAGCACATGAGGTGTCCAAAAAATATTTGCCTAAACTAATCAATGAATCACAACATCTTGGGTAATTTTGTGTGTACCCAAAATTCAGTCAAATCTCATGAtctcaaatattaatttatctttaaaaaactattaattgATTTATTGAATAGTAATTAAATAAGAGAAAGATTATGATAAGTGATCTAGATTTCAGGCCAACttgtttaaactaaaaaaattaattataaaaatcattttttaaaagtgtttttttaaaagcacataagagttttttttaaaaaaaaactaggaaactatttttcttaaaaaatatttattttattaaataaactaCTTTTGATTTAAACTACTTACTTTTAAAactagttattttatttaattaaccacatttaaaaaaaaaaaaaaaagcttattgTACTTTTTTAAggatactttttttcttttttattcattacaAATATGATATTCCTTGcataaaactttttatttttagttctttaaattaTGTCACTTTTTATTATAGTcatcaataatattattatgatgACGTGACATTTTTGATGATGTTATCTTTTATTGATGTAACAATTAATGATATCATCATTTTATAATGTAGCATGATCATAATGATATCACTATTAATCAcgcttaatatttttaaaattgaattgatGATTGAATTGGAAAAGATACTGATTAAGATTTAAtgatttaattgtaattgaaatgtggttgaatcaattttattttttaatattatataatattttaagtaataaactAATACAGAGTTGTAAAAAATTAGaatccaaaaaattataaattaatataaataactaaataatatgttttgatcataagaaaaattaataatatttaaaaaaataattgatatttatgtggaatatttttagtatttatttttatttattttaaaaatattttaaactaaaaaaacaaaaaaaattgaaacgaATCGGTTCAACACCGGttatttatactggttcaacaCCAATTTAAGACCAGTTTTCATCAGTCTTGAAATGCCCAATTTTTTGGAGTTTTTACACCAATCATCAAactgattttaaaaacattggtcACACCAACACTCAATGAAATCTAGCAATGATATTGACtaagactaaaaaaaacaaattttacaaaatgaaaTCTTGCAATAATAtggactaaaactaaaaaaaaactttaaaggactataactaaaaattttctattttacaggactaaattgatatttaagctatttttaaatatatctagttttcctattttatttaatttttaaaatacttttatgttaattaaattaagtttatataacattttttctataaatatactCTTTTATTAGAtgagatgattatttttttgaattttttttttcactagaTAACTTCTGGTTCAATTACCTAAAAAAACTTCTGATTCAAaagaagtttttaattttaaaaaataaaattaacaaacttttacttgattttataagcttttattttttaactttatctCAGTGGAAAAAAATCTGggtcaaacatatttttaattggaGATGAATTCAGAATATCCCGGTTGAATCACAAGAGACTCAACTCGAGACTTGCTCATCACATGAATTAGCTcatcactattttttatttgtgtaacTAAGCTCTACAAGTTGGAGAACAAGTCAAAGTTCATAATTTGACCTTACCTAGAACAACATCATCCACTAGTGATTATTTTGCTTGAGTCAAGTGGGACCAAAGACATTTGCATACTTTGACTCCAACTTGAGATTAAATGTTAGTTGCTAATGTTAAAGCAAatgcatatttaaaatttgaacttgACACCAGAAGTTAAATTAGAACAATCTAAATTCAAAAAGTTCATATGTTTATGGCACATAGACAAATGCATATTTAAAATTCGAAATTAATACCATtagttaaattagaataatttaatatcaaataattcatatattcGTGGTACATactaatttgtgattaaataataatataaattacacCATGGATtctaactaaatttttttaaagtttatataaatttatttttactaattcttatataatttttaaaaaatgaaaataatgtaaCATCTTTAACTAAAATGtacaaataaaatagaaattgtATTTTACGAACTAATCTTCCGAATATTATTCATTCACATCCATATTACAAGGAGAGTAGATAACAAATTAGCAGATAAAAGAGTGGATTTCAAAAGTAGGATGAGAAGTGTTCACAATGTCAAACTTTGCCGTGCATATCAGTTATGTTTTTTATGATTAAGACATTAAGTATAACATGAGTTGCTCTGCATCCGCAGAAAcaaccatgaaaaaaaaaacaagagaagcGCCGGTAACAAAACAGAGAGATACTGCTGATCTGAGCCACTCATTTCTCGGTGCAAGATCACAGATAaactctattaaaaaaaaattagctccATTTCACGCTTCCTCTTAATCGTTTGTATATCCTTGGCTTCTTGATTGGATCTGGGGCAAAATAAATGGTTAGTTTGCAAATTTATTATCTTTGCAAGACTTACAATAACATGTACCAAAGACACAACACAAGTCAAGGAGTGTTTTCTGAAGGTTACCTGACAGGCAAAGAAAGAGCAGTTGAAAATTGAGGTGGATTTAAATCTCTAAAACAATATCTGCAACAAGAAAAAAGATTTGGTTAATGTGTGGCAAGTTAAGAAGGGTCAGTATGATATGAAGTTACATACATTCAGAATCAGTCTTGACCCATTTACAGCCATCATCATTTTCAGCTTCATCCTCCTTTGGCATCTTCCTGTCCTCGAGGCGCTTCTTGAGGGACAATGCCCGAGAAGAATGTTGGGAGTTTATTTTCTTGTGAAGAATTATCCTTAAAAGCTGTATACAATATTACATTACATTACATTAATGTCTCAATTAGTTAGGCAGACGCACATATACACATCAAATGGACCGCGTACCTTCTCCATTCTTGATTCTTGGAGCTGAAGGGTGTCTTTAAGGCTCGGTGCTGGAGCAAATCCACTTCTACAAACAAACATCTTCTTCAgcaaaaatgaaattgatttcTTCCCAATTGCTTTCTTGCTGTTATTTGCACAAATCTCTTTGAATTTACCAAGTATGACACTAAGTGTCTTTTcaatatcttcttcttcttctttttctctttcttcttcatctttatcTTTGTCTTCTGAATCACTGCAAAGTACATTACTGATTCTCCTATCAACCTCCAAGCTTGATGGACAATTGAGAAATCTGTCCAGAGGAAGCTCAGCAATTTCCTTTTCCACATTGGGTTTTTGTCTCAACAGTTTAGTTAACTCTTTTTGTAGTTTCCCGATTTCTTCAGGAGTGAAGTCTGCTATTTCCTCTGACGAGGATGGATCCTCTCTGAGAATGTGCTTCTCtgtcttttcttttacttcatTGCTATTTCCAAATGTACCAATGGCTAGTAAACCATCAGGCCAATCGCTGAATTCTTCACGAGGCTCTTGCTTTGCATCATCTGCGCAATTCCAAATGACAACATTTTTCAATTCTCACAAGAAGGGACGCTATCCTAGTCCTAGAGTTGAACAAATTCAGGGGAAAAAAAAACACCCTTTGCCCAGGGGATCACGAATCAATCACTACATTATGTTTTGGAGGCACACccgaattataaattataacttgCAGCAAGCTAATTTGTCTGGAAAAAGGGAGCTGCTTTATCAAATCAgcatttcttaatatatatgaaaattaattccTAGGGGATATAAATAATTAGGATGATCATACAATGCATGAAgattaacataaaacaaaaataaagacatttaaATACGATAAGACATTATTTAGCCAGTGTTTccatagtaaaaaataaaattaaaaatattaattataaagaaaatagatagtattttaaatagttaaaaactattaaaaattcttgattgaaatagaaaatattaaatgcaaAAGTAAgagtattttcatattttaagaattataaGGTTCTAGATATTTTCTTTAGTTAGGAAACATCAatctcttaaattaattttaatattttggtaGATTAATCCTCCTCTAGGTCAAGTGATATcctgagttaaaaaaaatcttcctcagatagttaaaaataataaattattttgaattaaaagatatttaaacctaaaagcATGAATTAACAGAATCCATGGGATAAATTCAATGTTATTcctaaaagtttttttaaggattaaagTTTAGTGAGACAATGTTCGGACCCTAAACTAAATACTTCTTCTTAACATTGGAAGAGATCAACTCTTTCTATTAGATATAGTCTCTATTAGTTCTCAAAATCCAATCTTGTTCTATACTTTGAATATTTAATACTAATATAATATTGAGTGGATCTAGATTAATGAGTTAAAtgtgaataattataaattttttatacttgttttttttttatctttatggatttttttcctaatataatatttgatttgtATTTACTCGATTTGAGTTTATGTAAGATTATATGGATgataattcttcttttttactctttcttcttcttcatttgtccTTCTACAAAGATTATATATACATAGATTTTTTTtgagagaaatatatatatagatatttgtTAACGTACTTtcacttattttttagttaaaataagttagctaatatattttaagataatcaATCTTTAgttataacttattttaattttaacaaatgcTTGTAGGTTTTTGTTGGCATATTCCTACTTATTATTTAGTTAGAGTACGTTAATAAATCATCTTTGTATGTGTAGGAGGgtataagaaaaatagaaaaaaaaaatgtgagataAGATACTTGATTGTATAaagaaatgaaattataaaaatattatataaaaattattaaatgaaaataataactgattatattatataacttaattatgattatagtatttttttttttg encodes the following:
- the LOC114398228 gene encoding uncharacterized protein LOC114398228 gives rise to the protein MQNKIGGKQDNRKPNTYTTTHDAKQEPREEFSDWPDGLLAIGTFGNSNEVKEKTEKHILREDPSSSEEIADFTPEEIGKLQKELTKLLRQKPNVEKEIAELPLDRFLNCPSSLEVDRRISNVLCSDSEDKDKDEEEREKEEEEDIEKTLSVILGKFKEICANNSKKAIGKKSISFLLKKMFVCRSGFAPAPSLKDTLQLQESRMEKLLRIILHKKINSQHSSRALSLKKRLEDRKMPKEDEAENDDGCKWVKTDSEYIVLEI